In the genome of Kitasatospora cathayae, one region contains:
- a CDS encoding helix-turn-helix transcriptional regulator: MDREYDQPLDVPALARTALMSPGHFSRSFRAAYGETPYNHLMTRRIERAKALLRRGDLSVTDVCTAVGCTSLGSFSTRFTELVGESPSAYRARDHAHGEPIPACIAKIRTRPLRRT; the protein is encoded by the coding sequence ATGGACCGCGAGTACGACCAGCCCCTGGACGTGCCCGCGCTCGCCCGCACCGCCCTGATGTCGCCCGGCCACTTCTCCCGCAGCTTCCGCGCCGCCTACGGGGAAACCCCGTACAACCACCTCATGACCCGCCGCATCGAACGGGCCAAAGCCCTGCTGCGACGCGGCGACCTGAGCGTCACCGACGTGTGCACGGCCGTCGGCTGCACCTCCCTGGGCTCCTTCAGCACCCGCTTCACCGAACTGGTCGGCGAGAGCCCCAGCGCCTACCGCGCCCGCGACCACGCCCACGGCGAGCCGATCCCCGCCTGCATCGCCAAGATCCGCACCCGCCCCCTGCGGCGCACCTGA